From the genome of Carnobacterium viridans:
TTTTTTGAAAATAAATTACTCATTTTGGGAAGCATCACTAAATTAATTGTCGAAATCATGGTAATGATAATGGTGCTTAGATTAAGTGTATTTGTATAGATTCCAACGGATGTTTGACTATCCAATACACCCAAGATCGTTTTACTTAATGTGGTATAAAAGATAACCGCAATTTGTGGAAAGAAATAGGCAATCATCGGGAACAAATGTCTTATCATTTTTTTTATAGGTACAAAGTGGAATGAAATCTTTTTATAAATAAACACCCACATAACAACCTGAGAAAAAAGATTACCTAACGCTTGTAAGAGTAAATAGAGTGGTAAATCATTGTAATCTTTAATAAAAAATACTATCCCAAAAAATACAACTGTTTGAACAGCTAAGTTGCTTAAGCTAACTTTTTTAAAATCTTCTATCCCCATAAAAAACCATGAAATATCAAATAATACAGCAATAATGTGCAGCGATTGAATAATGTAATACAAGAAATCTCTGTGGAGAAAAACCAAAACGACAACTGAATACAGAATGAATGAAACAGCTGTTGTCATTAACTTTAAGCTAACTAATTCAGAAAATGTTTGATCCAGTTTTTTCTTATCTTCTCTCACCATTGCAATTTCACGATTTCCATATAAAGTGATTCCTAAACCGGATAGTAAAATAAAATACTCTGCTATTGAATTGGTAAACGAATAGATTCCAATTCCGTGTGCCCCTAATGCCTTTGAGATAATTGGAATTGTAACAATAGGCATTAAAATTTTGATCCCTTGAAACAATGATTGGTAAAACAAATTTTTCCCAACACTTGCTGTCATTTTTAAGCACCTCAATTTTATTGACTTAGTCCTATGGAATAAAGACCCCTTTCACTACTAAATAGAGGAACTAACTCAGTCTGTCTAAGTTCCCGTTATTTTTTTTAATGTACTGAATGCATAGTGGTATTTTTTGCTCATTTGTATTTTTGCTCTCATAACTCTTAAAGCAAGTGAATATTTATTTTTCTTTAATAGAAGAGTTAGTAATTTGATGTGGTATTTTTTTTCTAAACTAGAATTGGGGGAAAATAATGTTTGTTGGATTTTTGGATGATGTAAAACAGAGGATATTTGTTGTACTTTTTGGTTTTCGTTAAGAGGACAATCCTCCAAAACTAAATTATTTAGTTCTACATAAAGAGTTCTCCAATAAGCTAAACTAATTAAATCTTGGTACATTTGTTCATAGCGCCAGGTAATGATTAATTTTTCAAAATGTTCAGCAATGTTATACTCTAAAAGAAAGCGGTCTGGATGGTAACGATTAACAGCAGATCCAACTCGAGAAACATAATGGTAATAAGGGAATTGATTAAAATAAATCGCTTCTAAATTCCGGTAGACTAAATGATTGAACAAAGCATCTTGTCCTACTCGTTGATCAGTAAAACGACAGTTGTTTTCAAATAAATAAAGATGCTTGTAGAGTTTATTCCATAATATATTAGAATCTAAGTCTTGGAATGCTCTGAAATTCTTTCTGAAATCCTCTTTTGTATTCAAGACGGATAAATTGGGAAGTTGAACCGTCATTATCCTCTTTCCTCTTGCATTTATTTCTTCGACATAATACCCAAAAACAACAACATTCGCTTCGTTTTCTAAAGCAATTTTCAAATTGTCTTCAATTAATTCTGCTTCTACATAATCATCTGGATCTGTGAAGTAAATGTAGTCACCTGTTGCCCAATCAAGGCCTGCATTTCGAGCCATTCCCGAACCTGCATTCTCTTGATGGATAACTCGTATTCGACTGTCCTTTCTTTGGAACTCATCACAAATCTGACCAGAACCATCCGTCGATCCATCGTTGACTAATATTAATTCGAAATCCTTGTACGTTTGATTCAATAAACATTGAATCGATTTTTTTAATCCACCTACAACATTGTAAATTGGCATAATGACAGATACAGCAACCATAATAACTCTCCTTTCAAGATAGCATTTTTCAAACAGTTGGGTGAGTTGTTTCATCAAGAAGAGTGCTATCAAGCTCTTGATGTCGGAGATGTGTTAAAATTTTTTGAGGAATCAGTCCAACAATTAATGGTTTGAGTACATAAATCAGACCTAACGGCATAAGTTTCATTAGTTTAAAACCGTTATATCTCACCTTAGCTTCTCCAAATCTGTATTTATACACTCTCTTTTTAAATGTTGCAGAATCTTCTCGATAGTTGAGCAAAATATCTTGCATATTGTATCCCTTAAATCCAGCAGCATATAACCGCATAAACAAATCATAATCTTCTGCCCTTAGAGTCGCTTTTGAAACCGTGTAGTTTCCGATTTGGTTGAGAACCTCTTTTTTAATAATAATGGTAGGATGAATGAACTGTGATCCAAAGAGAAAATCTTTTTTTAATGGATCATTTTTTGTTTTTCGCACTCCCCAAATGCCGCCATCATTAAAAAGAAAAACTTGACTCCCAACTAAAGCATATTCTGGATGAGTTTCTAAGTAATGCATTTGTTTTTCCAGCCTATTTTTGTACGAAATATCATCTGCATCCATTCGTGCAATGTATTCGCCTTTCGAAATCTCAATACACCTGTTCAGTGAGTAGGCTAATCCTTTATTAGTTGTGTTTTGAATTAATCGTACCTTTTGAGGATAGTTCTTAACATACTCTTTTGCTACCTTTAACGTATTATCCTTCGAACCATCTTCACATAAAATAATTTCAAAAGATTCATAGGTTTGATTTAAAAGAGAATCTAGGCTTTCCTTTAACGTTTTTTCGCAGTTATAAATGCCCATTACAACGGATACTTTCATGCTAATCTACTCCTTTTTGCGACTCATTTAATGAGCGAGTGTCTTTTGTTTGAAAAACACTCATTCCTAGGACTAACCAGAAAATTCGGGCATTATTTAATGAAATAGATACAGAGGCGATTAAGAAAATAATTAAGACATCTCGAATGATTTGCCTGTTTTGACTTTCCAGCTTGCTTTCCAATAAACTTGATTCAGCATTAATCAGTGTGGAGCCAACATATATAAAGAACAAAACGGTTGATACAATACCCCATTCTGCTGAAAGTTGAAGATACGTATTATGAGCAACATTGGGGTTGTAAACAAATTGTTCAGCAATTGGAATATAATTTCCAAGTCCAATACCCATAAATGGTGCAGAGTTGATGATATGCATTGCTGTTTCCCAGACCTGTGCTCTTCCTGATCCACCATCAGAAACAGCTGAAGAAAAATCAGTAAACAATAACTCTACCCTAGAAAAGATTGGGAATCGGTTTACGATTATGGCCATTAAGTCATCCGCGTAAGTCAAAACATTTGGTACAATCGCAAACAATCCTAATATAAAAGTAATAAAACCAGCAGCTCTCAAAGGTGTTGTGCCTTTCATTTTTACAACTTTCATTACTAAAAAGTAACCACTATATAGAAAAACCAATATGACGGCTGATTTTGAACCTGAACTAATAATGGATAGAAGTATAACACCAATTGCTCCAAGTCGAATGACTGAATTTAAAGGCTTCATTCTTAAAAGAATGCTTAATGCACAACATTGGATGACGGCGAAAAAATTGGGATCATTCATAAAGCCGATCAACCGACTTTCACCAAATAACATGATTGAAGAAAAATAAGGGATTGGAACAAATGAAATCAGAATGCCAATAAAACCAATTCCAACGGCTCCTATTACAAATCCTTTTAGAAAAACAGTTGTTAATTTTAAGCGGGAAAGGTTAAAACC
Proteins encoded in this window:
- a CDS encoding O-antigen ligase family protein, which encodes MATNSLPLERKQDASFLIIMVFVMSFFLNQSNVLFGINLSLSDFIVVGVLISLIMKQELELPLTHILVFSTFSIVILFYSLFIIPNQYMIAANPLATLIDYTKLLVVFLYYTIGFNLSRLKLTTVFLKGFVIGAVGIGFIGILISFVPIPYFSSIMLFGESRLIGFMNDPNFFAVIQCCALSILLRMKPLNSVIRLGAIGVILLSIISSGSKSAVILVFLYSGYFLVMKVVKMKGTTPLRAAGFITFILGLFAIVPNVLTYADDLMAIIVNRFPIFSRVELLFTDFSSAVSDGGSGRAQVWETAMHIINSAPFMGIGLGNYIPIAEQFVYNPNVAHNTYLQLSAEWGIVSTVLFFIYVGSTLINAESSLLESKLESQNRQIIRDVLIIFLIASVSISLNNARIFWLVLGMSVFQTKDTRSLNESQKGVD
- a CDS encoding glycosyltransferase family 2 protein — its product is MKVSVVMGIYNCEKTLKESLDSLLNQTYESFEIILCEDGSKDNTLKVAKEYVKNYPQKVRLIQNTTNKGLAYSLNRCIEISKGEYIARMDADDISYKNRLEKQMHYLETHPEYALVGSQVFLFNDGGIWGVRKTKNDPLKKDFLFGSQFIHPTIIIKKEVLNQIGNYTVSKATLRAEDYDLFMRLYAAGFKGYNMQDILLNYREDSATFKKRVYKYRFGEAKVRYNGFKLMKLMPLGLIYVLKPLIVGLIPQKILTHLRHQELDSTLLDETTHPTV
- a CDS encoding glycosyltransferase family 2 protein, whose amino-acid sequence is MVAVSVIMPIYNVVGGLKKSIQCLLNQTYKDFELILVNDGSTDGSGQICDEFQRKDSRIRVIHQENAGSGMARNAGLDWATGDYIYFTDPDDYVEAELIEDNLKIALENEANVVVFGYYVEEINARGKRIMTVQLPNLSVLNTKEDFRKNFRAFQDLDSNILWNKLYKHLYLFENNCRFTDQRVGQDALFNHLVYRNLEAIYFNQFPYYHYVSRVGSAVNRYHPDRFLLEYNIAEHFEKLIITWRYEQMYQDLISLAYWRTLYVELNNLVLEDCPLNENQKVQQISSVLHHPKIQQTLFSPNSSLEKKYHIKLLTLLLKKNKYSLALRVMRAKIQMSKKYHYAFSTLKKITGT
- a CDS encoding oligosaccharide flippase family protein, producing MTASVGKNLFYQSLFQGIKILMPIVTIPIISKALGAHGIGIYSFTNSIAEYFILLSGLGITLYGNREIAMVREDKKKLDQTFSELVSLKLMTTAVSFILYSVVVLVFLHRDFLYYIIQSLHIIAVLFDISWFFMGIEDFKKVSLSNLAVQTVVFFGIVFFIKDYNDLPLYLLLQALGNLFSQVVMWVFIYKKISFHFVPIKKMIRHLFPMIAYFFPQIAVIFYTTLSKTILGVLDSQTSVGIYTNTLNLSTIIITMISTINLVMLPKMSNLFSKNKIDEINKTLHSLIHAQLFISIPAAFGVSALAATLVPWFFGNDFEALKIFIPIIAPVIIIMPIGIAISNQYLLPSGNTRIYAISTFGGAAISIVLNFTLIPIIGVVGSVLTSLIVETFVTVFRLIYLNKKTQFTFDKNLILRIVASATVMVLMIVVTTNGMNATFVTTLVQIVVGVISYAGCSTALKVPFLKDLFVVLKGKLYQSKRYKVKN